The Saprospiraceae bacterium sequence ATTCATTATGAATTATATGGATGAGCCATATCGGGCAAAAAATGTTGATGTATGAATTGGTATATCAAAGATACATGGCGGTTTCTCCAAAAATTGACCATAAGACGTATTGTTAATGCATTAAAATTATTTACTTCATTTTACCTTACAAAATGGACAAGAAGGCCTATTCAATGGGGCTTGCCCATGACCATATCATTTGAACCTACGACTGCCTGCAATCTAAGGTGTCCTGAGTGTCCGTCGGGACTGAGAAGTTTTACCAGAGAGACAGGCAATCTCAAGACAGATTTTTTCAGGAAAACGATCGATGAACTTTATACGGACCTGGTGTACCTCATTTTTTATTTTCAGGGAGAGCCGTATATCAACCCTGATTTTCTGTCTATGGTCAAATATGCATCCGATAAAGGGATTTACACCATTACTTCTACAAACGGACATTTTTTGAATGAAGAAAATGCCAAAAAAACGATTGAATCAGGGATAGACAGAGTGATAATATCAGTGGATGGCACTACTCAGGAAGTATATGAAAACTATAGAAAAGCAGGAAAACTGGAGACTGTATTACAAGGCGCAAGAAATCTTGTGAAATGGAAAAAGGCATTAAATTCCAATACACCTCATATCATCTTTCAGTTTCTGGTAGTCAAACCCAATGAACATCAAATACCTGAAATATATAAACTTGCAAAAGAAATAGGCGTTGATGAAGTCAAACTCAAAACTGCTCAGGTGTATGACTACAAATACGGTAATGAATTGATACCAGACATAGAAAAATTTTCAAGATATGCCAAACAAGCCGATGGTACTTATAAAGTTAAAAACGAATTACTGAACCATTGCTGGAAATTGTGGCACGCATGTGTGATAACCTGGGACGGCATCGTGGTACCATGTTGTTTTGATAAAGATGCTGAGCACAGACTAGGTGACCTCAAAAATGCTGATTTCAGGGCTATATGGCATAGCGAAAATTATCATCAATTCAGAACTGCATTGCTTAAAGGAAGGGAGCAGATAGATATTTGTAAAAATTGTACTGAAGGTTGTAAAGTGTGGGCATAACGAAAAAAGATGAGATATGTATAAGTTTTAAAAATTCTTAAGACTTACATCCGATTCTAATTCATCACCAAATGAATTGAGCAATTCAGATGATTTGAGAAGAGTTTTATCGCCGGCATAAACACTCAATCTGTAAGCCAGATATGCAAAAAAAGGCGCGGCAAAGACATCAAAAGAATAGTGAACTCGTTGCCACATGAGTAACAAGCCAACTATACACGCAATAAAGAAAAATATCCTTTTGCGTCTTTTGTCTCCAAGAAGTAAACCTATCAAAACTAAATTTGCGGTGTGTCCTGAAAAAAACAAATCTTTCTCAAGTACTTGTCCTCCATAAAATAATTTTTCAATAATAGGATCTGTCAATGGGATGATACCAATAGGAGGCTCTAATGGAACCAATAACATGGTCAATGATCGCAGTACACAAATAAAAAAAGCCGAAAAGAAAAAATAAGTGGTATTTTTTGGATTCATGAAGATCAACACCATACCAATAAAAATAGGTATGAGCGTCAAAGGCATAGTGATACGGCTAAGATTTAATGGGTCCATCAGAGCCAGAATAGGGTCACTATATGCCATACCAGGTCTGGTCTCATTCCATATCATAAACTTTGAAAACATTGATACAGAAAAAAAGCCGCTGGCTACAAGTAAAATAAAAAAAATGAGTCTTCTTTTATTTGATAAAAAGACCATCCAATTTTCAATCATGTAATAATTATGATTTCTAAATTGCAAAATTAAAAAATTTGTAACTACTCAGGTATAAAAGCATAAAAATAAAGTTGTAAAAATACAAAAAGAGTTATAACTTTGTACGACCAACCTTAAAGTATTGATATAGAACTTGATTTAAAATCAAGAAAATATCGAAAATTTATCTTCCATATTAGTTTTAGTTGAGCAGCTTCGCCAAGAATTGGTCGAGGTAAAAGAAGAATTACGTCTTACCAAAGAAGAATTACGTCTTACCAAAGAAGATAACGAAAAATTAAAGGCAAGGATAATAGAATTGAGTCATAAAAAGAATAGCTCAAACAGTTCACTTCCTCCTCAACGGATATACAAAGAACAACAAAAAGTCTCAGACAAAAAAGTGGCAAGAAAACAGGAGGCCAAACTGGTCACGAAGGAACTACATTAGAATTTCACTCTGAACCCGAGGTAATTGATCACATTGACCAGACGTGTCCAGTATGCGGAACAATTTATATCGATGTTCCAACATTGAAAGAAAGGCGACAAGTCTTAGACATACCGCCCATTGCCATACAAACATATGAGCATAGGGGTGTACGAAAGACGTTGTAGTTGTGGAGCTTGTTGTGTCAGTTCTTTTCCTGACCATGTAAAGAGTCCGATAAGTTATGGTCGAAACATTGAGACATTATGTGGATACTTTTCAGCCAGACAGTATGTGAGCGTATCCAGAATACGAGAGATGTTTGCAGACGTATTCAATCTAAACATCAGCGAAGGAACAATTGTCAATAAAATAAAGTCTTTGGCACAAAGATGTATGCCACAGTATGAAGAAATACAAAAAGAGGTACAACAAAGTAGCTGTGTGGGAACAGATGAAACAGGAGGCAAGGTAAACGGTAAGTTGCGATGGTTGTGGGCATGGCAAACAAGATTAGTCACCTTTATAGTAGTTTCATCAAATAGAGGCTTTGAAACTATTGAGAAGTACTTTGGCGAAGGATTTGTTAATACTATATTGGTCCATGATTGCTGGAAGGCACACTTCATCATAGGGGCAAAAGGACGTCAGATATGCCTAAGCCATATACTTAGAGAATTACAATACTTTATTGAAAAGAGAAATAAATGGGCTTACGAGTTGACTAAATTAATATGGAAAGCCTTGGCTCTAAAAAAATAATGCTTACAAATGCTGAAGCCAACTATGAAACACAAATCAACCAAATTGAAAAAACACTAAACCACATACTGAATAAAGAGATACATTCCAAAGATAAAAAACTACATACTTTACAAAAAAAGACTAAACAAACACCAACAATATCTACTTACTTTTCTAAAAGTAATGGAAGTACCACCAGACAACAACTTTAGCGAACAAGCCATCAGAAACGTAAAGGTAAAACTCAAGGTTAGCGGTCAGTTTAGGTCAGACCAAGGTGCTTCATATTATGCAGTCCTAAGATCAGTTATTGATACTGCTATAAAAAGAAATCTAAACGTTCTCCAAGTATTAGCTAATGCTTAACTTTGTACCTGAGTAGTTACCTTTCTCTTAAATATTCTGTACAATAATCTGCATGAAATTGAGAATGTGTGTTATAATTTTTATAAACACCCATTTTTTCAGGATCATTATTTTTGACATTATAAAACCTTATGAATTCAACAAGGTTACTACTTTTAGGATTTGACTTAAAAACTAGCCTGTTTCCTAAAAACCAAGTTTCAATACAACGATTTTGAGGAATCACTACTAATTCACAATTTTTTAGTTTAATGGCTTCATTTGCAACAAAATTTGTAACTTCTTGAATTCTTTCATTTATTGTGGATTCATCAGTATCAAGAATTAATACTAAATAGTTAAAATTTCCTAACTCATTGATTTCTTCAATTGACTTAACTAGATGATTATGAAGCAATGCAGGAAATCCATTTCCATTGAACAGAAAGTAATTCTCATTTTTGGCTTGATAGGCCCATTGAACTTGTGAAAATTTTGGGATTAAAAATGACAACCAAGCAGGATAAACCTTTTTCTCGGTTCTTCTACCTTCTACTATGAAATATAAATTCATATTTCTGCGCCAGTTTGATATTGCTCGAGTTGAATTAACTGCATGAATGCATCATGTTTTGATTTGCCAATATTATATTCATAAGGATTATGTGTCTTTACTACTCCTTTGGTCCTTGTAACTAGTTTCCAATTTGAAAATCCAATATTATTTATTATATAAGGGTGGTGGCTAGTTAATATAAATTGGGTTTGCCTTTTCGAAGCCAGAATATCACTAGTTAATTCATTGATACAGTTTATTCCTAAACTGTTTTCAAATTCGTCAATTAAAAACACACTACCTTCACTGCAAAGATAAATTTCACTTATATGAATTAAGCTTCGAAACATTCCTGAAGAGATATATTCTTGCTTAATCCATTTTTCAACTCCTCTTTCCTTAATTTGAATAAAAGGATATTCTTTAAAGAAAAAAGGAAGGTCAACCTCATCTTCATAATCTAATGGTTCAACTTTAATATCTTCAACTTGTGGAAATATATCAATATACCTGTCACGAATTTGTTGAAAAGTTTTGAATGAATTTTTGTAACTAAGAAATAATTTTATTCGTAACTACTCAGGTACATGGCTGTTCAACCAAAAAATGCCCATTTTAAGTGATACTTCAGCTTTTTTCGTCAATAGCCCTGCTATTCACTCAAAAAAGAGCTTCGTCTGACTTAAAATGACCTGATTTTTGTGATTTGAACGCATATACCTGAGTAGTTACAAAAATTTGATTATTTAAAGTTGGTTTAGTGGCTTATTTAGAAATTATTATAATCATAACAGGGGTATAAAACTTCAGATTTGTTTCTACCTTTGCCAAAATTAAGATCAATGATCAACCGGAAAACTGGGCCAATTATTAATAAAATAGATAAATTATTACTTCCTGATTATGAACTACATACACTACCAAATGGCATAAAAGTATGTGAAATAAATTCAGGAAGTCAGGACATCATAAAATTTGAAATATTTCATAAAGCAGGTCGGGCGATAGAAGATCATCATCTGGCCGGGAGAGCTGTTTCTTCCCTTATCAAAGATGGGACGGCCACCAAAAATTCGGCAGAGCTCTCTGAAGCGATAGATTATTTTGGTGCCAGTATCAAGTCAGCATCAAATATGGATTATTCTTATTGTACATTATACAGCCTTACAAAACATTTTGGCAATGTCATTCCTGTACTCCATGATATGTATCATCATCCGATATTTCCAGAGGACGAAACAGAAAAGTTCAAAAATCTCAATATTCAGAAGTTAAGGGAAGAGTTATCAAAAAATGAAGTCTTGGCCTATAGAAAGATAACAGAAGAAATCTACGGAACAACCCATCCTTATGGTTATAATAGTACCGAGGCAGATTATACTTCTCTCACATCTGATATGTTGAAGGATCATTTTCAGAACTATTATGGCAGCGACAATTGCCATATTTTCATAAGTGGGCGTATCACAGATGAAATCAGAAAAGTGACAGCAGACCTTTTTGGTTCCGAACACAAAATCAGCAAAAAGAAAAACTATGCACATATCCCATCTGATGTACTGGGACGTAAAATCAATATTACAACCAAAAATGAACACCAGTGTGCCTTGAAAACAGGGCACCATTTATTCAATAAAAATCACCCGGATCATGCAGCATTTTTTCTGTTGAATGTAGTCTTTGGCGGATACTTTGGCAGCAGACTCATGATGAGTATCCGTGAAGAAAAAGGATATACTTATGATATTTCCAGCAATATGGATCAATATCTTTATGATGGCTGTTTTTATGTAAGTACGGAGGCAGATCCCGGCTATATTGAACCCATTCTCAGCGAAGTGCACCATCAGATGGATTTACTTTGTCAGGAAAAAATTGGAGATAAAGAATTGGATATGGTAAAAAATTATTTAATGGGAACATTTTTAAATATGCTTGATGGTCCTATGAATACATCTTCGGTTGTGAAGAGTATGATACTCACTGATAAAAGACCTGAAGATTTTATAGCTTTCAGTCAGGAATTGGTACAAATGCCTAAGGAAAGAATCATGGAAGTTGCCCAAAAATATTTTAAGCCTAAAGACTTTATCGAGGTAATAGTGTCTCCTGAATAAGCTTAAGGTTTAATTTTTATGTTTAGACGATTGGATCAAACAAAATTTACTAATCGATACAAACGGTGTCAAGAATGAATAAACAGGTTAATAAAATCAAAGGTTAATAAATAATTGGACAAATCGCCACATTATCAGTAAAAAATGATAGAGTTCACACTAAAAATCATTAATTTTGCGTCTTTTTAATCTATATCATTTTTTATCAAAAACACCATCAACCTGAAACATAATGAGGTTTTTTAATTTTTTTACACAAGAGTTGGCAGTCGATCTGGGAACAGCCAATACTCTTATCATTCAAAATGACAAAGTGGTCGTCGACGAACCATCCATAGTTGCTGTAAACAGAAATACAAATGAGGTCATAGCTGTAGGACAAAAAGCTATGCAAATGCATGAAAAAACACATGACAATATCAAGACTATAAGACCACTGAAAGATGGGGTTATAGCTGACTTTCAGGCAGCTGAGGCGCTCATTCAGGGTCTGATCAATATGATAGGTGAAAAGAGAAGATTTTTTACCCACCTTAAAATGGTTATTTGTATCCCATCCGGAATTACTGAAGTGGAAAAAAGAGCAGTTTTTGACAGTGCAGACCACGTGGATTCAAAAGAAACTTATCTTATCCACGAACCAATGGCTGCTGCATTGGGAATAGGACTGGATGTAGAAGAACCTATTGGAAATATGGTCATTGATATCGGGGGAGGAACTACAGAAATAGCCGTGATAGCACTTTCAGGTATAGTAACTGATCAATCTATCAGGATTGCCGGAGATGAGTTTACCAATGATGTCATCGACTACATGAAAAGAAAACATAATATTCTGATAGGAGAACGTACTGCAGAACAAATAAAAATAAATGTCGGTGCGGCGATTCCTGATATAGTTGATCCGCCGGCAAAATTTGCTGTAAATGGCAGAGATTTGCTTACCGGTATTCCAAAGCAGGTTTTTACAACTCATGTGGAGGTGGCAGAAGCAATAGATAAATCGATTTCTAAAATTGAAGAAGCTGTACTTAAAGCCCTTGAAGATACTCCACCTGAGTTATCATCAGATATATTTCGCACTGGTATATATCTCACCGGAGGTGGCGCATTATTGAGAGGATTGGACAAAAGGATGGCAGCAAAAACCAAACTTAAAGTTCATATTGCAGATGATCCGCTCAGGGCTGTTGTAAGAGGTACGGGTCTTGCTCTGAAAAATTCTGCAAGATATTCCTTCCTTATGGATAGAAAAAGCATTTGATATTTGTAATTTAACTATTGAATGAACAATGTCATTCAACTTTTAGTACGGTATGGAGCGCACTTGTTATTCATAGTGCTGGAAGTCATATGCTTCAATCTCATCATCAATTACAATAAAACCCAAAGGGAAGTATTTCTCAACTCTTCCAACCTTTATGCCGGAAAAATTGCCGAACAAAAGGCAAGACTTTCACAATTTGTATCTTTAAGTGAGGTGAATGACAGCCTGATGTTTCAGAATGCCAATTTGGTGGAACAACTTATCACCATCGATTATAGAAATGACAGAATTCCGGCTGCTGATAGCTTATTAATTGATCAGTATAAATTAATTCCGTCCACTGTATGTAATAGTACAATTCATCTCTTGAACAATCATATCACCTTGTGCAAAGGTAGTAGAGAAGGTATAAGAAAAGATATGGGCGTCATTTCTTCCCATCAGGGTATAATAGGAGTAGTGAGAAATGTCTCAGAAAATTATGCACATGTTACTTCAATCCTTCATAGTCAGTCCAAAATCAGTTGTGCTATAAAATCGCGATTCGGACATGGTACACTGGTATGGAATACAGGTGATCCTCTCCGGGCAAATCTGGAATCTATACCAAAACATGAAAAAATAATGTATGGAGATACTGTGATCACGAGTGGTTACTCCACTATCTTTCCACGAGGAATATTAGTAGGAAAGGTGGAGACCTTTTCTGTGAAACCCGGAAGTAATAGTTATGATATCACCGTAAAACTTTTTAACAACCCGATGAATCCTAAATATGGATATGTGATACAAAACAAATATGCCGACGAACAGTCCAAACTCGAAAATGAAGTAGAAAATGAGTAGAGTTATCAGCACAAATGTCATAAGGATCTTACTTTTGTTTTTTTCCCAAGTCTGGATATTTAAACAAGCCTCACTTCCCATCGGTAATATTTCAAATGTACATTTTCTGATTTACCCAATGGCTATTTTACTTTTGCCTGTCAAAACGACAAGGTCTTTACTTCTGATAATTGCATTTGTTTTTGGCATCTGTTTGGATATTTTTTACGATTCGCCGGGCATACATGCAGCAGCTTTAGTATTTACTGCGTATGTAAGAAATATTGTTATCGCACTTTTAGAACCATTTTCGGGGTATAATATTGATGATGTCCCTACTATCAAACAGCTGGGATTCTCATGGTTTATTTCTTATATCAGTATATTATTGCTGATACATTTTTTTGTGTATTTCAGCATAGAAGCATTTTCGTTTGTATACATTTTTGAGATATTTCTAAGCTCGGTTTTTAGTTTTATTTGCAGTTTTATTGTGGTGATGATTATTCAGTTTATTTTTAATACCAAATATTGAACCTAAATATCTAAAATGAGATTCGTAGTGAGAGCTTCAAATACAATCCGCCCCGGCGGAAGCACTTTTAGCGACAAATCATACTGTGTGCAGCTATGCTGTAGTCACCACTATGGTGCGAAGCTATAAGTGATCCGCCGCGGCGGAGACTGATTTTGAAGTATTTGGAGGTCGTAATAGATTATTATTTTAGATTTTTAGGTTGAATACTAATAATTCATGAGACATCTTACTGATCGCAAATTTGTTTTTTTATATACCATTGTGATAGTGGCAATAATATTTATATTCAGGGCTGCACAAATGCAATTGTTTTCAGGAGAGTATACAGAGCGGGCCCGAGAAACAACACTGGAAAGGAAAATGATACATCCCGCCAGGGGACTCATTACGGACAGAAACGGGAAGACCATGGTTTATAATAAACCTATCTATGTGATTTATGCATTGTATCGAAAGATAGACCCCAAAATGGATACTACTTTGTTTTGCCATCTTCTCAATATTGATAAAACCACATTTATTGATAATTTAAAGAAGGATTGGAGTAGCCAGTTATTTCACAAATCG is a genomic window containing:
- a CDS encoding insulinase family protein translates to MINRKTGPIINKIDKLLLPDYELHTLPNGIKVCEINSGSQDIIKFEIFHKAGRAIEDHHLAGRAVSSLIKDGTATKNSAELSEAIDYFGASIKSASNMDYSYCTLYSLTKHFGNVIPVLHDMYHHPIFPEDETEKFKNLNIQKLREELSKNEVLAYRKITEEIYGTTHPYGYNSTEADYTSLTSDMLKDHFQNYYGSDNCHIFISGRITDEIRKVTADLFGSEHKISKKKNYAHIPSDVLGRKINITTKNEHQCALKTGHHLFNKNHPDHAAFFLLNVVFGGYFGSRLMMSIREEKGYTYDISSNMDQYLYDGCFYVSTEADPGYIEPILSEVHHQMDLLCQEKIGDKELDMVKNYLMGTFLNMLDGPMNTSSVVKSMILTDKRPEDFIAFSQELVQMPKERIMEVAQKYFKPKDFIEVIVSPE
- a CDS encoding transposase, with protein sequence MPYKHMSIGVYERRCSCGACCVSSFPDHVKSPISYGRNIETLCGYFSARQYVSVSRIREMFADVFNLNISEGTIVNKIKSLAQRCMPQYEEIQKEVQQSSCVGTDETGGKVNGKLRWLWAWQTRLVTFIVVSSNRGFETIEKYFGEGFVNTILVHDCWKAHFIIGAKGRQICLSHILRELQYFIEKRNKWAYELTKLIWKALALKK
- a CDS encoding ATP-binding protein, giving the protein MKLFLSYKNSFKTFQQIRDRYIDIFPQVEDIKVEPLDYEDEVDLPFFFKEYPFIQIKERGVEKWIKQEYISSGMFRSLIHISEIYLCSEGSVFLIDEFENSLGINCINELTSDILASKRQTQFILTSHHPYIINNIGFSNWKLVTRTKGVVKTHNPYEYNIGKSKHDAFMQLIQLEQYQTGAEI
- a CDS encoding SPASM domain-containing protein, with amino-acid sequence MNWYIKDTWRFLQKLTIRRIVNALKLFTSFYLTKWTRRPIQWGLPMTISFEPTTACNLRCPECPSGLRSFTRETGNLKTDFFRKTIDELYTDLVYLIFYFQGEPYINPDFLSMVKYASDKGIYTITSTNGHFLNEENAKKTIESGIDRVIISVDGTTQEVYENYRKAGKLETVLQGARNLVKWKKALNSNTPHIIFQFLVVKPNEHQIPEIYKLAKEIGVDEVKLKTAQVYDYKYGNELIPDIEKFSRYAKQADGTYKVKNELLNHCWKLWHACVITWDGIVVPCCFDKDAEHRLGDLKNADFRAIWHSENYHQFRTALLKGREQIDICKNCTEGCKVWA
- a CDS encoding transposase, whose translation is MKRYIPKIKNYILYKKRLNKHQQYLLTFLKVMEVPPDNNFSEQAIRNVKVKLKVSGQFRSDQGASYYAVLRSVIDTAIKRNLNVLQVLANA
- a CDS encoding rod shape-determining protein codes for the protein MRFFNFFTQELAVDLGTANTLIIQNDKVVVDEPSIVAVNRNTNEVIAVGQKAMQMHEKTHDNIKTIRPLKDGVIADFQAAEALIQGLINMIGEKRRFFTHLKMVICIPSGITEVEKRAVFDSADHVDSKETYLIHEPMAAALGIGLDVEEPIGNMVIDIGGGTTEIAVIALSGIVTDQSIRIAGDEFTNDVIDYMKRKHNILIGERTAEQIKINVGAAIPDIVDPPAKFAVNGRDLLTGIPKQVFTTHVEVAEAIDKSISKIEEAVLKALEDTPPELSSDIFRTGIYLTGGGALLRGLDKRMAAKTKLKVHIADDPLRAVVRGTGLALKNSARYSFLMDRKSI
- the mreC gene encoding rod shape-determining protein MreC, whose translation is MNNVIQLLVRYGAHLLFIVLEVICFNLIINYNKTQREVFLNSSNLYAGKIAEQKARLSQFVSLSEVNDSLMFQNANLVEQLITIDYRNDRIPAADSLLIDQYKLIPSTVCNSTIHLLNNHITLCKGSREGIRKDMGVISSHQGIIGVVRNVSENYAHVTSILHSQSKISCAIKSRFGHGTLVWNTGDPLRANLESIPKHEKIMYGDTVITSGYSTIFPRGILVGKVETFSVKPGSNSYDITVKLFNNPMNPKYGYVIQNKYADEQSKLENEVENE